Part of the Methanobacterium paludis genome is shown below.
TTGACAATCCCTTGAATAAGTTTTGGTGTCCCTGTTCCGCCTGAAAGTATGGTTATCATATTTGTTCTTGCCTGTGTTTGGTTAAATTCTATTTAATATTTAAAATATGTGGTTTTACGTGGGTATTCTAATTTTACGTTTTTATTATAACCTAAATTTATCTAATGTTTTCCTGTTTAAGAAATTTTTGAATATCAAACATTTCTTTTCAAACACTTCTATTTTTACAATTTTCATACATTTCTCAAACACAGTATCCTGTGTTGTTTCAAACACAATAAAGTTTAGAAGTACACGATCTCATCTAAAAACATCGTATTTTTTAGGTCTTAACAATGATTTAGCAGTTGAAGAATCAGTTTTTAATTTTTTAAAGTATTCTATGCCTCTAATTATAACTACAGGTATTCCTTCATTGGCCTGTCCCATTATAATGGATGCTGCTGAAGCTAATTCATCTGCTACGGCTATACTGGTGGTTTCAAGCTCCCTTCCATAAAGATCATTTTCTCCACGTCTGTCCCACAGTGCTTCCATACCGGATATTCCAATAGCAGTTCCTACTGCACCTTCTCTAAAAGCCCTTCCCTGTGTATCTGATATTATAATTGCAATCTCTGATCCTGCAGCATTTTCTAGTTTTATCCTTATATCTGAGGCACTTTTGTCCGGATCAACTGGCATTGGTGTTGCAAGTCCACCGTCCACATTAGACTCATCTATGCCCGCATTAGCACATACAAAACCGTGTTTTGTTTCAGATATTATAAAATCCGGCCCAACTTTTATTATTTCATTTGATTCCTGGATTATGGCTTCAACAATCTCAGGTTTTTTTCCAGTTTTCTTGGAAAGTTCAAATGCCAGTTTACTTGGTGTTATACTGTTAAGATCGATTATAGTTCCCTCTGATTTTGATACTGCAGTCTCTGCTATAACGAAGATATCTCCGTCAAGGATTTCTATACCCTCTAAATCCATGGAATCTAATATGATCCTTGCAATATCGTCATTTTCTTTTATTAATGGTATTTTTCTGAGCCCAATGAGTTTTACGTCCATATTAACACCAATTTAGTTGATTCCTTTTGTTTTTCTCTTATTTATTTCATTTAAATAAAGTATTAGGGTTTAAAAACATTTTTTTTAATTCATTTAAATATCTCTTTATTAGATTGAAGACCAATTAAATTTATTTTCGCATCTCAAGTGAATTTGGGATAAAAATTGGATAAAAAAAAGTTTAGATTGAATTTAATCTAGATTTTTAATTTAAATTGAACTTATGTCCCATTTTTTTCCATTTGGACTACCAAAAGCGGCTGCTGATGTCACAGGATTGGTGAACTCTACAAATTTACCACCATCTATTATGAATTGTGCTGCACTGGCAGCAGTATCTGCCGTAAATTTCACATAAGCTGGTTTTGTTTGTTCGTAAGTTGATATGTAGGCTGCTTTTCCTTCTTCCACTTTTTCAACGATTAAACCTTTGTGAGTCACAATTCCAATGTATGTGCCTTCGCGGGGTGATACTACGCCAGCTATACGGGGGGTGTTGTAATCGTCCTTTTCGTAGTCCATTGAAAGTAAGGATAATGCTATTGAATCTCGTACGTTCATGCCTAAATCTATTTTATCTGCTA
Proteins encoded:
- a CDS encoding coenzyme F420-0:L-glutamate ligase produces the protein MDVKLIGLRKIPLIKENDDIARIILDSMDLEGIEILDGDIFVIAETAVSKSEGTIIDLNSITPSKLAFELSKKTGKKPEIVEAIIQESNEIIKVGPDFIISETKHGFVCANAGIDESNVDGGLATPMPVDPDKSASDIRIKLENAAGSEIAIIISDTQGRAFREGAVGTAIGISGMEALWDRRGENDLYGRELETTSIAVADELASAASIIMGQANEGIPVVIIRGIEYFKKLKTDSSTAKSLLRPKKYDVFR
- a CDS encoding IMP cyclohydrolase, which gives rise to MYLGRILAVGNTEKGKFVSYRVSSRSFPNRIARSFENRVSIVPTEGNEKDVFENPYITYNCIRIVDDVAVVSNGAHTDVIADKIDLGMNVRDSIALSLLSMDYEKDDYNTPRIAGVVSPREGTYIGIVTHKGLIVEKVEEGKAAYISTYEQTKPAYVKFTADTAASAAQFIIDGGKFVEFTNPVTSAAAFGSPNGKKWDISSI